From a region of the Euwallacea similis isolate ESF13 chromosome 3, ESF131.1, whole genome shotgun sequence genome:
- the LOC136419845 gene encoding mantle protein-like, which translates to MNRFTCSVVLYVLAFGSAHGSLLEDHGGNDLSGHEGGGDGGYGGYSGGDGGYGVESGGDDGGHGWQPLGIHGQDGGAEGFDHQPQVQIEHQHIPTKEIVKEEHYPVPVIKKISYPVPHPVGVPHPQVIKVGVPQPYGVQVPVPQPIAVPIYKLVPQEIEKRVPITVEKLVPVYIPKPVKIEVEKHHVEYIKKPYPVHVPVYKHVFQHGGGGHGH; encoded by the exons ATGAACCGATTCACT TGTTCAGTCGTCCTGTATGTCCTAGCATTTGGAAGCGCCCATGGATCACTCCTAGAAGACCATGGTGGCAACGATTTGTCTGGACATGAAGGCGGTGGCGATGGCGGGTATGGAGGATATTCAGGAGGAGACGGTG GTTATGGTGTAGAGTCAGGTGGAGATGACGGTGGACACGGTTGGCAACCTCTCGGTATCCACGGCCAGGACGGAGGCGCCGAAGGCTTCGATCACCAGCCCCAAGTTCAGATTGAACACCAGCACATCCCAACAAAAGAAATCGTAAAAGAAGAGCACTACCCAGTCCCAGTTATTAAGAAAATCAGCTATCCCGTTCCACATCCAGTTGGAGTTCCACACCCACAAGTAATAAAAGTTGGCGTTCCCCAACCATACGGCGTTCAAGTACCTGTTCCTCAACCAATTGCTGTCCCAATCTACAAGCTGGTACCGCAGGAAATTGAAAAGAGGGTTCCCATTACTGTTGAGAAGCTGGTGCCCGTATATATCCCTAAACCAGTCAAAATTGAGGTTGAAAAGCATCACGTAGAGTATATCAAGAAACCTTATCCAGTACATGTGCCAGTGTACAAGCACGTCTTCCAACATGGAGGCGGTGGTCATGGTCACTAA
- the LOC136419826 gene encoding shootin-1-like, which produces MKNAIQWYKENSQLKRKSLDEAIGDSPKDAHIENLDKTIEYLCSEGAELQTERDSVNQSEFQTLESSCKLSELLEVAERKTFDLKKNLDGLRSRNSQLLKVSEMMKKELEKLIVVKAGQRNEILQLRKLAKELKKEKSMLAHQNNLLLQGLNMDNDTNGLRFLQETENLKRIIEDQREKYEEGLKNLQKRLEDKENDSRAEMLEEHLKLLQKELQEALARAEAAEQRLKAPPFPPPPPPLIATREPAVVPLRRRRSRATVEDLTKIRVQKFTFEKKAAPGVNDDIINAIKERKFTLKKLKGEGMVDSKENDMEAPKAISELRNILGSLRRAPKKRQSQFRGDMQ; this is translated from the exons ATGAAAAACGCTATACAATGGTACAAAGAGAACAGCcaactaaaaagaaaatcccTGGACGAGGCCATTGGAGACTCCCCTAAAGATGCACATATTGAAAATCTGGACAAAACCATCGAATATCTCTGTAGTGAAGGGGCTGAGTTGCAAACTGAGCGGGATTCAGTGAACCAAAGCGAATTTCAAACTTTGGAATCGAGTTGCAAGTTGTCTGAGTTGTTGGAGGTAGCAGAAAGAAAGACTTTcgacttaaagaaaaatcttgaTGGTCTGCGCTCGCGAAATTCTCAGTTGTTAAAAGTATCTGAAATGATGAAGAAAGAACTGGAAAAGCTAATAGTGGTTAAGGCCGGGCAGAGAAACGAGATTTTGCAGTTACg AAAACTGGCGAAAGAGCTAAAGAAAGAGAAAAGCATGCTTGCACACCAAAACAATTTGCTGCTGCAAGGCTTAAACATGGATAACGACACTAACGGTTTAAGGTTCCTGCAGGAAACCGAGAATTTGAAGAGAATCATTGAAGACCAACGAGAAAAGTATGAGGAGGGGCTCAAAAATCTGCAG AAAAGACTAGAAGATAAAGAAAACGATTCTCGCGCTGAAATGTTAGAAGAACATCTAAAACTCTTACAAAAAGAATTACAAGAAGCTCTCGCACGCGCAGAAGCAGCTGAGCAAAGACTCAAAGCTCCTCCATTTCCCCCGCCGCCTCCACCATTAATTGCCACAAGAGAACCAGCAGTAGTGCCTCTTCGACGAAGACGAAGTCGAGCCACAGTGGAGGACCTCACTAAAATCAGAGTGCAAAAATTCACCTTTGAGAAAAAAGCAGCCCCAGGAGTAAACGACGATATTATTAATGCTATAAAAGAACGGAAGTTCACCTTGAAGAAGCTGAAAGGGGAGGGGATGGTGGATAGCAAAGAAAATGACATGGAGGCCCCAAAAGCGATCTCGGAATTGCGAAATATCTTGGGCAGCTTGAGGAGGGCGCCGAAGAAGAGGCAGAGTCAGTTTAGGGGTGATATGCAGTAA